The following coding sequences lie in one Cucurbita pepo subsp. pepo cultivar mu-cu-16 chromosome LG13, ASM280686v2, whole genome shotgun sequence genomic window:
- the LOC111808788 gene encoding quinone oxidoreductase-like protein 2 homolog, with amino-acid sequence MEALVCRKLGDPTTSVPSDDNSPVVLSKNHPIPTLDSPTSVRVQITATSLNYANYLQILGKYQEKPPLPFIPGSDYSGIVVAVGSKVSKFRVGDRVCSFVGVGSFAQFVVDDESRLFRVPDGCDLVAASALPVVFGTSHVALVHRAKLAPGQVLLVLGAAGGVGLAAVQIGKVCGAVVIAVARGAKKVEYLRSLGVDHVVDLNHQNVIENVKAFLKERKLKGVDVLYDPVGGKLTKDSMKLLNWSANILVIGFASGEVPVIPANIALVKNWTVHGLYWGSYSIHRPQVLEESMTELLSWLSSGLIRVHISHIYSPLEANLAFYAIKNREAVGKVVLVFEDKTMKSKL; translated from the exons ATGGAAGCACTGGTCTGTAGGAAGCTCGGAGATCCAACAACGTCGGTGCCCAGCGATGATAATTCTCCGGTGGTGCTGAGTAAAAATCATCCGATTCCGACGTTGGATTCTCCGACGTCAGTCAGAGTTCAGATTACAGCTACAAGTTTGAATTACGCCAATTACCTTCAGATTCTAGGGAAATACCAAGAGAAGCCTCCTCTTCCTTTCATCCCTGGTTCTGATTACTCTGGAATCGTCGTTGCTGTTGGCTCCAAAGTTTCCAAGTTCCGAGTCGGAGATCGCGTTTGCTCCTTCGTTGGCGTCGGTTCTTTTGCTCAATTCGTCGTTGACGATGAGTCACGACT ATTCCGAGTACCTGATGGATGCGATCTGGTGGCCGCTAGCGCACTTCCGGTTGTGTTCGGGACCTCGCATGTTGCCCTTGTACACAGGGCCAAGCTGGCTCCTGGACag gTACTGTTGGTTCTCGGGGCAGCTGGAGGCGTCGGCCTAGCTGCTGTTCAAATCGGTAAGGTCTGCGGTGCAGTTGTTATTGCAGTTGCTAG GGGAGCTAAAAAGGTAGAGTATCTCCGGTCCTTGGGCGTCGACCATGTAGTAGACTTAAATCATCAAAACGTCATTGAAAACGTGAAGGCCTTCCTCAAGGAAAGAAAACTTAAAGGGGTTGATGTTCTGTATGATCCAGTTGGAGGAAAGCTGACAAAAGATTCAATGAAACTTCTAAATTGGAGCGCAAACATTCTTGTGATCGGGTTTGCGAGCGGGGAGGTCCCTGTTATTCCCGCAAATATAGCCCTTGTTAAG AACTGGACGGTGCATGGACTTTATTGGGGCAGCTATAGTATACATAGACCCCAAGTTCTTGAAGAATCTATGACCGAGCTATTATCCTGGTTATCGAGCGGATTGATCCGAGTTCACATTTCTCATATTTATAGCCCACTAGAG GCCAACCTTGCCTTTTATGCCATCAAGAACAGAGAAGCTGTTGGGAAAGTAGTGTTGGTATTTGAAGACAAGACCATGAAATCGAAGCTGTAA